The Parasteatoda tepidariorum isolate YZ-2023 chromosome X2, CAS_Ptep_4.0, whole genome shotgun sequence genome includes a region encoding these proteins:
- the LOC122269361 gene encoding piggyBac transposable element-derived protein 4-like produces the protein MPLQNEVDFFDLFISKELLQLISKETNRYYNNQLNFHSEKDKGWYSSEWYETNADELKIFFALILLMGHIEKDCLKDYWSTDELIATPIFGKSMPRDRFLQILGALHFADNSTKPKNDENYDRLWKLRDVFNLINDSFKKYYSPTEELSIDEVIVNLKAE, from the coding sequence ATGCCTTTACAGAATGaagttgatttttttgatttatttatttctaaagagttacttcaattaatttcaaaagagactAACCGTTATTACAATAACCAATTAAACTTTCACTCAGAAAAGGATAAAGGGTGGTATTCATCTGAATGGTATGAAACGAATGCAGACGAgctgaagatattttttgctttaattttgttGATGGGCCATATTGAAAAAGACTGTTTAAAAGACTATTGGTCTACCGACGAGCTAATTGCTACACCAATATTTGGGAAATCAATGCCTAGGGACAGATTTCTACAAATATTGGGTGCTCTTCATTTCGCTGATAATTCTACTAAAccaaaaaatgatgaaaactaTGACAGGCTATGGAAATTGCGTGATGTGTTTAACCTAATAAACGattccttcaaaaaatattactctcCAACTGAAGAATTGTCAATAGATGaagttattgtaaatttaaaggCAGAGTAA